From one Flavobacteriales bacterium genomic stretch:
- a CDS encoding sodium:solute symporter gives MSPALVLMVISAYFALLYAISVITSRGAGNSAFFLGERKSPWYIVAFGMIGASLSGVTFISVPGMVGKDQFSYLQMVLGYLPGYAVIAFVLMPLYYRLQLTSIYGYLGQRFGRSSYLTGAWFFLLSRSLGSAARLYLVAVVLQYLVFDALDVNFMTTVVLTIALIWLYTHKGGMRTIIWTDTLQTLFMLLAVGLTVVLIGDRMGWSIGETLAQVKSSELSRVFFFDDPRPGTYFWKQFLGGMFIAIAMTGLDQDMMQKNLSCRSIGEAQKNMVSFSLVLVLVNLVFLSLGALLYLYADRFGIALPAKADQLYPLIAAGGTLPIAVGLLFILGLIAAAYSSADSALTALTTSVCVDVLEIDKRPEGRRLAIRRKVHLLMSVVMVAQILLFKLLNDDSVIKTVFKVAGYTYGPLLGLFAFGMMTRVAVSDRWVPLVAVLSPVISYLLDLYSKELFGGYTFGFELLLVNGAITFAGLALCARPNSKA, from the coding sequence ATGTCGCCCGCGCTCGTCCTGATGGTCATCTCGGCCTACTTCGCCTTGCTCTACGCCATCTCCGTGATCACCTCGCGGGGCGCAGGCAATAGCGCCTTCTTCCTGGGCGAGCGCAAGAGTCCATGGTACATCGTGGCCTTTGGCATGATCGGCGCCTCGCTCAGCGGCGTCACCTTCATCAGCGTGCCGGGCATGGTGGGCAAGGACCAGTTCAGCTACCTGCAGATGGTGCTCGGTTACCTGCCGGGCTACGCGGTGATCGCCTTCGTGCTGATGCCGCTCTACTACCGGTTGCAGCTCACCAGCATCTATGGGTACCTGGGCCAACGCTTCGGGCGCAGCAGCTATCTCACCGGCGCCTGGTTCTTCCTGCTGAGCCGCAGCTTGGGATCTGCGGCACGGCTCTACCTGGTGGCCGTGGTGCTGCAATACCTCGTGTTCGATGCGCTCGATGTGAACTTCATGACAACCGTGGTGCTCACCATCGCGCTCATCTGGCTTTACACGCACAAGGGCGGCATGCGCACCATCATCTGGACGGACACGCTGCAGACGCTCTTCATGCTCCTGGCGGTAGGCCTCACCGTGGTGCTCATCGGCGACCGGATGGGCTGGAGCATCGGCGAGACCCTGGCCCAGGTGAAGTCCAGCGAACTGAGCCGCGTCTTCTTCTTCGATGACCCCAGGCCAGGCACCTACTTCTGGAAGCAATTCCTCGGCGGCATGTTCATCGCCATCGCCATGACGGGCCTCGACCAGGACATGATGCAGAAGAACCTGAGCTGTCGCAGCATCGGTGAAGCGCAGAAGAACATGGTCTCCTTCAGCCTGGTGCTGGTGTTGGTCAACCTGGTCTTCCTCTCACTTGGGGCCTTGCTCTACCTGTACGCCGATCGTTTCGGCATCGCGCTCCCGGCGAAGGCCGACCAGCTCTATCCCCTGATCGCCGCGGGCGGCACCCTGCCCATCGCGGTGGGCCTGCTCTTCATCCTGGGCCTGATCGCAGCGGCCTACTCCAGTGCCGACAGCGCGCTCACGGCCCTCACCACCAGCGTTTGCGTGGATGTGCTGGAGATCGACAAGCGGCCGGAGGGTCGGCGGCTGGCCATCCGCCGCAAAGTCCATCTGCTCATGAGCGTGGTGATGGTAGCGCAGATCCTGCTGTTCAAATTGCTCAACGACGATAGCGTGATCAAGACCGTGTTCAAGGTGGCGGGCTACACCTACGGGCCGCTGCTCGGCCTCTTCGCATTCGGGATGATGACGCGCGTCGCCGTGAGCGACCGATGGGTGCCGCTGGTGGCCGTGCTATCACCGGTGATCTCATACCTGCTCGACCTGTACAGCAAGGAACTCTTCGGTGGCTACACCTTCGGCTTCGAACTGCTGCTGGTGAATGGAGCGATCACCTTCGCGGGACTGGCTCTCTGCGCGCGTCCGAACAGCAAGGCCTGA
- a CDS encoding septum formation initiator family protein — protein sequence MKKHLERIPFRLRNRYSGVAALMLAWVTLFADNDIWTLWKNHRLLGEMRSQREWYDREIASTKAQLEEIANDQELLEKFARERYLMKRDNEDIFVLVAEQ from the coding sequence GTGAAAAAGCACCTGGAACGCATCCCCTTCCGCCTGCGCAACCGGTACAGCGGGGTGGCCGCACTGATGCTTGCGTGGGTCACGCTCTTCGCGGACAACGACATCTGGACCCTTTGGAAGAACCACCGCTTATTGGGCGAGATGCGCAGCCAGCGTGAATGGTACGACCGAGAGATCGCCAGCACCAAGGCGCAACTCGAGGAGATCGCCAATGACCAGGAGCTGCTGGAGAAATTCGCCCGGGAGCGCTACCTGATGAAGCGCGACAACGAGGACATTTTCGTTCTGGTGGCGGAGCAGTGA
- a CDS encoding MBOAT family protein: MLFNSIAFAFFLPSVFALYWWVFRGRRAQNAFLLLASWAFYAWWDWRFLGLLWLSTGADYFIGARIHASREERHRKRWLWLSIGVNIGLLCTFKYLGFFVESAADLLRTFGMEPHLPVLRIALPVGISFYTFQTLSYTIDIYRGHFTPTRDPIAFGAFVAFFPQLVAGPIERARDLLPQFEQPRRFDQAMATDGLRQMLWGFFKKMAVADPLGVMADAVFGMDASATSGITLFFGALCFAFQIYGDFSGYSDIAIGCARLFGFRLSRNFNYPYFSRSIGEFWRRWHITLSGWLRDYVYLPLGGARSKAGRLKNILITFGVSGLWHGANWTFIGWGLLHGAYYTPEVLAVRRERIRSEPGWHDLPRITMVFLAVLVSWVLFRAPTLEAAASHLYHMGANIGLRRHELIDWLQWGVWWPVMLMLGAEWRSRRDHHALVHLSGSRSLRWAIYLFLIIVIGLRVQLFTDHAFIYFRF; encoded by the coding sequence ATGCTCTTCAACTCCATCGCGTTCGCCTTTTTCCTGCCTTCGGTGTTCGCGTTGTACTGGTGGGTGTTCCGGGGTCGGCGGGCGCAGAATGCTTTCCTCCTGCTCGCGAGCTGGGCATTCTATGCCTGGTGGGATTGGCGTTTCCTGGGCCTGCTCTGGCTCAGCACGGGCGCGGACTACTTCATCGGAGCGCGGATCCATGCGAGCAGGGAGGAAAGGCATCGGAAGCGATGGCTCTGGCTCAGCATCGGCGTCAACATCGGCCTGCTCTGCACCTTCAAGTACCTCGGCTTCTTCGTGGAGAGCGCGGCCGATCTGCTCCGGACCTTCGGCATGGAACCGCACCTGCCGGTACTGCGGATCGCGCTGCCCGTTGGCATCAGCTTCTACACCTTCCAGACGCTCAGCTACACCATCGATATCTACCGGGGCCATTTCACGCCCACGCGCGACCCCATCGCGTTCGGTGCCTTCGTGGCCTTTTTCCCGCAGCTCGTGGCGGGCCCCATCGAGCGGGCGCGCGACCTGCTCCCGCAATTCGAGCAGCCACGCCGCTTCGACCAGGCCATGGCCACCGATGGACTCCGCCAGATGCTCTGGGGATTCTTCAAGAAAATGGCCGTGGCCGATCCGCTGGGCGTGATGGCCGATGCCGTATTCGGAATGGATGCGAGCGCCACCAGCGGGATCACGCTCTTCTTCGGGGCGCTCTGCTTCGCCTTCCAGATCTACGGCGATTTCAGCGGTTACAGCGACATCGCGATCGGCTGCGCGCGGCTGTTCGGCTTCCGGTTGAGCCGCAATTTCAACTACCCCTACTTCAGCCGGAGCATTGGCGAATTCTGGCGCCGTTGGCACATCACCCTCAGCGGTTGGTTGCGCGATTACGTGTACCTCCCCTTGGGCGGCGCTCGCTCCAAAGCGGGAAGGCTGAAGAATATCCTGATCACCTTCGGCGTGAGTGGCCTCTGGCATGGCGCCAATTGGACCTTCATCGGCTGGGGCCTGCTGCATGGCGCTTATTATACGCCAGAGGTCCTGGCGGTGCGACGGGAGCGGATCCGGTCCGAGCCGGGCTGGCACGATCTGCCTCGGATCACGATGGTGTTCCTGGCGGTGCTGGTGTCATGGGTCCTGTTCCGCGCCCCAACGCTCGAGGCCGCAGCCTCGCATCTTTACCATATGGGCGCCAATATCGGCCTTCGCCGGCACGAGCTCATCGACTGGCTGCAGTGGGGCGTGTGGTGGCCGGTCATGCTGATGCTCGGCGCCGAATGGCGGTCGCGCCGTGATCACCACGCACTGGTGCACCTCAGCGGCTCCCGTTCGCTGCGCTGGGCCATTTACCTCTTCCTCATCATCGTCATCGGGCTGCGCGTGCAGCTGTTCACGGATCATGCATTCATCTACTTCCGCTTCTGA
- a CDS encoding porin: protein MKAHQRPLGLFIAALLISGIARAQPADSIAGGALRFMGYVDAYHAYDFGHSQDDDRPPFLYQYDRHNETDLNLGLLHLTYEKPRARAAFGLMAGTYPQANLIGEPELLRNINEARVGIKLSRNRAIWLDAGVFTSHIGMESAIGIDNWTLTRSIVAENSPYYLSGARLTWTISEELEVAALHVNGWQRIRRVQNNTPCFGTQLLWSPNSRVKFNWSTFAGSDVPDSIGSYRFFNNIWFSWEGGHWGVQLSADAGIQQSAADPWHEWAGAVCIVRRQVHERIRASGRIEYYSDPEQVIVPTGTPHGLTLFGYSLGFELTVAHDAQVRLEGRTFHGIDPLFQSIRGTSQDNTAITASMAVRF, encoded by the coding sequence ATGAAGGCGCATCAGCGACCCCTCGGTCTGTTCATCGCTGCGCTGCTCATATCCGGGATCGCCCGTGCGCAACCTGCAGATTCAATCGCAGGAGGAGCGCTTCGATTCATGGGCTATGTGGATGCCTACCATGCCTATGATTTCGGGCATAGCCAGGACGATGATCGTCCGCCGTTTCTCTATCAATACGATCGGCACAACGAAACGGACCTCAATCTCGGATTGCTCCATCTCACGTACGAGAAACCGCGCGCACGGGCCGCCTTTGGGTTGATGGCCGGAACCTACCCGCAAGCGAACCTCATCGGCGAGCCTGAGCTGCTCCGGAACATCAACGAAGCCAGGGTGGGCATCAAGCTGAGCCGGAACAGGGCCATTTGGCTCGATGCCGGCGTGTTCACCTCGCATATCGGCATGGAATCAGCCATCGGCATCGACAACTGGACCCTGACCCGGAGCATCGTCGCGGAGAACTCTCCTTATTACCTCAGCGGCGCTCGGCTCACGTGGACGATCTCGGAGGAGCTTGAGGTCGCGGCGCTTCATGTGAACGGATGGCAGCGGATCAGGCGTGTACAGAACAACACGCCATGCTTCGGCACGCAGCTGCTCTGGTCGCCTAACAGCCGGGTGAAATTCAATTGGAGCACGTTCGCCGGCAGCGATGTTCCGGACAGCATCGGATCTTACAGGTTCTTCAACAACATCTGGTTCTCCTGGGAAGGCGGCCATTGGGGCGTTCAGCTTAGCGCCGATGCTGGGATCCAGCAGTCCGCAGCCGATCCCTGGCATGAGTGGGCTGGCGCTGTTTGCATCGTTAGGCGCCAGGTCCACGAGCGTATCCGGGCATCAGGCCGCATCGAATACTACAGTGATCCGGAGCAGGTGATCGTGCCTACCGGGACACCGCATGGGTTGACGTTGTTCGGCTATTCGCTCGGCTTTGAACTGACTGTTGCCCACGATGCGCAAGTCCGCCTTGAAGGGAGGACTTTCCATGGCATCGATCCCCTTTTCCAGAGCATCCGCGGAACCAGTCAGGACAATACGGCGATCACTGCGAGCATGGCCGTTAGATTCTGA
- a CDS encoding peptidylprolyl isomerase encodes MRIGKNSVVSFHYTLNDADGKLLDTSAGKEAFAYIHGSGMIVPGLEAEMEGKAKGDSMRVEVEPAKGYGEVDPSLLQRVPAEKFGDQAVEEGMQFQTPDHRVWSVVEVKDGTVVLNGNHPLAGVTLHFSVEVTDVREATAEEIAHGHVHGAGGHHH; translated from the coding sequence ATGCGCATCGGCAAGAACTCTGTTGTCTCTTTCCATTACACCTTGAATGACGCCGACGGGAAGCTGCTTGATACGAGCGCTGGCAAGGAGGCTTTCGCGTACATACATGGAAGCGGCATGATCGTGCCCGGGCTTGAGGCCGAGATGGAGGGCAAGGCCAAGGGCGACAGCATGCGCGTGGAGGTGGAGCCGGCGAAAGGCTACGGTGAAGTGGATCCGAGCCTGCTGCAGCGGGTGCCAGCCGAGAAATTCGGAGATCAAGCTGTCGAGGAGGGCATGCAGTTCCAGACCCCGGACCACCGGGTGTGGAGCGTAGTGGAAGTGAAGGACGGCACCGTGGTGCTCAATGGCAATCATCCATTGGCGGGCGTCACCTTGCATTTCAGCGTTGAAGTGACGGATGTGCGCGAGGCCACGGCCGAGGAGATCGCCCACGGGCATGTGCATGGCGCTGGCGGACACCACCACTAG
- a CDS encoding tetratricopeptide repeat protein: MSKKTNEAAQGNDIDLGAVYTRTELLLEKNKKPIMYGAIGLVVAVAAILGIKAGYLDKRAEEAADVIWKAQYYFEIDSLNKALNGDEIYPGFLSIADDYAWTPSGKLAHYYLGAIYMQQGEYQLALDHYQEADLDDDVLRVMAVGNQGDALVELGRTDEAVQRFEKAASMVKSDFTTPMYLMKAGILHQQAGSWKEARKAFERIAKEFPTSNEATQARKYAGLAEAMGG, from the coding sequence ATGAGCAAGAAGACCAACGAAGCGGCGCAAGGCAACGACATCGACCTGGGCGCGGTGTACACGCGCACCGAGCTTCTCCTGGAGAAGAACAAGAAGCCGATCATGTACGGGGCCATCGGACTGGTCGTCGCCGTGGCAGCGATCCTGGGCATCAAAGCGGGCTACCTCGACAAGCGCGCTGAGGAGGCCGCCGATGTGATCTGGAAGGCCCAGTACTACTTCGAGATCGACTCGCTGAACAAAGCCCTGAACGGTGATGAGATCTACCCGGGATTCCTGAGCATCGCCGACGACTATGCCTGGACCCCTAGCGGCAAGCTGGCCCATTATTACCTCGGCGCCATCTATATGCAGCAGGGTGAATACCAACTCGCCCTCGACCATTACCAGGAAGCCGACCTCGACGACGATGTGCTCCGGGTGATGGCCGTGGGCAATCAGGGCGATGCCCTCGTTGAGCTCGGCCGGACCGACGAGGCGGTGCAGCGATTCGAGAAGGCTGCCAGCATGGTGAAGAGCGACTTCACCACCCCCATGTACCTGATGAAGGCCGGTATCCTGCACCAGCAGGCCGGCAGCTGGAAGGAGGCGCGTAAGGCCTTCGAGCGCATCGCGAAGGAGTTCCCCACGAGCAATGAGGCCACTCAGGCGCGCAAGTACGCCGGATTGGCCGAGGCCATGGGCGGCTAG
- a CDS encoding 6,7-dimethyl-8-ribityllumazine synthase — MSTAGKHHSHFDPAGVPSGAGHRFALVVSEWNADVTDALCRGARETLLKHGVAESDIVERRVPGSFELAAGAQFLLERGGLHGVICLGSIVRGETPHFDYVCQGTTQGIMAVGLKFSVPVIFGVLTDDNQQQALDRSGGKHGNKGVDCAVAVLKMAALKAEG; from the coding sequence ATGTCCACGGCCGGCAAGCATCATTCGCATTTCGATCCTGCCGGCGTCCCCAGTGGCGCCGGTCATCGTTTCGCCTTGGTGGTGAGCGAATGGAATGCGGACGTGACGGATGCGCTCTGTCGCGGTGCCCGTGAAACGCTCCTGAAGCATGGCGTGGCTGAATCCGACATCGTTGAGCGACGGGTGCCCGGCAGCTTCGAACTGGCCGCCGGTGCGCAATTCCTCTTGGAGCGCGGTGGGCTGCACGGGGTGATCTGCTTGGGCAGCATCGTACGCGGCGAGACCCCGCATTTCGATTACGTCTGCCAGGGCACCACGCAAGGCATCATGGCCGTGGGCCTCAAATTCAGTGTACCCGTGATCTTCGGCGTGCTCACGGATGACAACCAGCAGCAAGCGCTCGACCGCAGCGGGGGCAAGCATGGCAACAAGGGCGTCGATTGCGCAGTGGCCGTGCTGAAGATGGCCGCGCTCAAAGCCGAGGGCTGA
- a CDS encoding bifunctional 3,4-dihydroxy-2-butanone-4-phosphate synthase/GTP cyclohydrolase II — translation MSAAFNTIEEALTDLQAGKAIIVVDDEDRENEGDFVTAARNSTPAMINFMATHGRGLICAPLTEERCEELGLDLMVRDNTALHETPFTVSVDLKGHGTSTGISASDRSKTMLALIDPAMQAHDFARPGHIFPLKARKGGVLRRTGHTEAAVDLARMAGFEPAGLIVEILNEDGTMARLPQLQEIARRFDLKLISIEDLVAYRMRTERLVERQVDVQLPTEHGDFMLIAYKQSTTGEEHLALVKGEWKPEEPVLVRVHSSCVTGDIFGSCRCDCGPQLHRAMEMVEQEGRGVILYMQQEGRGIGLLNKLKAYKLQEQGADTVEANVMLGFDMDARDYGVGAQILHDLGVRKMRLLTNNPRKRTGLIGYGLEIVENVAIEIASNPHNERYLRTKKEKLGHSLRLK, via the coding sequence ATGAGCGCAGCCTTCAACACCATCGAGGAAGCCCTAACCGACCTGCAGGCCGGCAAGGCCATCATCGTCGTTGACGACGAGGACCGCGAGAACGAGGGCGATTTCGTGACCGCCGCGCGCAACTCCACCCCGGCCATGATCAACTTCATGGCCACGCATGGCCGCGGCCTCATCTGCGCGCCGCTCACCGAGGAGCGCTGCGAAGAGCTCGGCCTCGACCTGATGGTGCGCGACAACACCGCCCTGCACGAGACGCCCTTCACGGTGAGCGTCGACCTCAAGGGCCACGGCACCTCCACCGGCATCAGCGCCAGCGACCGAAGCAAGACCATGCTCGCGCTGATCGACCCCGCGATGCAGGCGCATGACTTCGCCCGTCCGGGGCACATCTTCCCGCTGAAGGCGCGCAAGGGCGGGGTGCTGCGGCGCACCGGCCATACCGAGGCGGCTGTTGACCTGGCGCGCATGGCGGGCTTTGAGCCTGCAGGACTGATCGTGGAGATCCTGAATGAGGATGGCACCATGGCGCGCCTGCCGCAGCTTCAAGAGATCGCCAGGCGCTTCGACCTCAAGCTCATCAGCATCGAGGACCTGGTAGCCTACCGCATGCGCACCGAGCGGCTCGTGGAGCGTCAAGTCGATGTGCAATTGCCCACGGAGCACGGCGACTTCATGCTCATCGCTTACAAGCAGAGCACCACCGGCGAAGAGCACCTGGCGCTGGTGAAGGGCGAGTGGAAGCCCGAAGAGCCTGTGCTGGTGCGCGTGCATTCCTCTTGCGTTACCGGCGACATCTTCGGCAGTTGCCGCTGCGATTGCGGGCCGCAGCTGCACCGCGCCATGGAGATGGTGGAGCAGGAAGGGCGGGGCGTGATCCTTTACATGCAGCAGGAAGGGCGCGGCATCGGGCTATTGAATAAACTGAAGGCCTACAAGCTGCAGGAGCAAGGAGCGGATACCGTGGAGGCCAATGTGATGCTGGGCTTCGACATGGACGCGCGCGACTATGGCGTGGGCGCCCAGATCCTGCACGACCTGGGCGTGCGCAAGATGCGGCTCCTCACCAACAATCCGCGCAAGCGCACGGGCCTCATCGGATATGGCCTGGAGATCGTGGAGAACGTGGCGATCGAGATCGCTTCCAACCCCCACAACGAGCGCTACCTGCGCACCAAGAAGGAGAAGCTAGGGCACAGCCTCCGGCTGAAGTAA